Sequence from the Sphingomicrobium clamense genome:
CATGTTGAGCGCGGCTTCGTTGGCGCCGCCATGCGCCGGACCCCACAGGCAGGCGATGCCTGCCGCGATGCACGCGAACGGGTTGGCACCCGACGAACCGGCGAGGCGCACGGTCGAGGTCGAGGCGTTCTGTTCGTGATCGGCATGGAGGATGAAAATGCGGCGCATCGCATTTTCGATGACCGGGTTCACTTCGTAATTTTCTGCCGGGACCGAGAAGGTCATGTGCAGGAAGTTGCCGGTGTAGCTGAGGTCGTTGCGGGGATAGACGAAGGGCTGGCCGACCGAATATTTGTAGGCCATCGCCGCGATCGTCGGCATTTTCGCGATCAGTCGGTGCGAGGCGATCAGGCGCTGGCGCGGATCGGTAATGTCGGTGCTGTCATGATAGAAGGCCGACAGCGCGCCGACGACGCCGCACATCACGCTCATCGGGTGCGCGTCGCGGCGGAAGCCGCGGAAGAATTGCGCCAGCTGCTCGTGAACCATCGTGTGATAGGTGATCGAGTTGACGAACTCGTCCAGCTCGCTCTGATTGGGCAGGTCGCCGTGAAGCAGCAGGTAGGCGACCTCGAGGAAGCGTGCTTTCTCCGCCAGCTGGTCGATCGGATAGCCGCGATGCAGCAGCACGCCTTCGCCGCCATCGATATAGGTGATCGCACTCTGGCAGCTGGCCGTCGAGGTGAATCCGGGGTCGTAGGTGAATTTGCCGGTGGTACCGTAAAGCTTGCGGATATCGATCACGTCGGGGCCGACCGAGCCGGGCAGGACGGGATACTCGCTAGTGCCGCTTTCAAGGTCGAGCTTGGCGGTCTTGTCGGTCATTCAGTTCACTCCAGCAATATTCTGTTCGGCTCAGTTGCTCGCCTGGTCGGCGATGCGGGCGAGGGCTTCGTCGCGTCCGAGCAGGACGAGGACGTCGAAGATGCCCGGCGATGTGTTGCTGCCCGTGAGCGCCGCGCGCAGCGGCTGGGCGAGCTTCCCTAGCTTCAAATCATGGCTCTCCGCAACCGTCCGGATGATGTTTTCGACGGTTTCGATGTCCCAACGCGGGGCGTCGGACAAGGCTGCATGCGCATGCGCGAGGTTGGCGCGGGCATCCGCATCGAGCATGCCGGCCGCCTTTTCGGTCATCTCGAGCGGCCGCGACTTGAACAGGAAGGTGGCGCCTTCGGCCAGTTCGTCGAGGTCGCGGGCGCGCGCCTTGATCTCGGGCATCGCGCGGATCAGCAGGTCGCGGTCGGCGCCCTCGAAGCCCATTGCGGCGAGGCGCGGGAGGACGAGATCGGCGAGGCGCCCGTCATCGGCCTCGCGGATATAGTGGGCGTTGAGGTTGAGCAGCTTCTTCGTGTCGAAGCGCGAGGGGCTCTTGCCAATGCCTGAAAGATCGAACCATTCGATGGCCTGCTCGCGGCTGATGATCTCGTCATCGCCATGACCCCAGCCCAAGCGCAGCAAATAGTTGAAGACCGCTTCGGGAAGCAGGCCGAGCTCGTCGCGATAGGCATCGACCCCCATCGCGCCGTGACGCTTCGACAGCTTGGCACCGTCCGGCCCATGGATTAACGGGACGTGCGCATAGGTCGGTTCTTCCCAACCCATGGCACGAATAAGCGGCAATTGCCTGAAAGCATTGTTCAAATGGTCATCGCCGCGCATGATGTGCGTAACCCCCATGTCGTGATCGTCGACGACAACCGCGAGCATGTAGGTGGGTGTTCCGTCCGAGCGCAGCAGGATGAAATCGTCGATTTCCTCGTTCTTGACCGCGATGCGGCCCTGCACTTCGTCCTCGATGACGGTTTCGCCCTCGTTGGGCGTTTTCAGGCGCACGACGAAGGGCTGGCCATCTTGCTCGGGGCCGGGCGCACAATCGCGCCATTCCGAATTGATGCGGAACGGGCGTTTTTCCGCCTGCGCCTTCTCACGGAGCGCCTGCAACTCCTCCTGCGTGAGGTAGCATTTGTAGGCCGCGCCCTTGTCGAGCAGCTGCTGCGCAACCTCGGCATGGCGCTCCGATCGCTGCGACTGGAAAACGGGGTCTTCGTCGCCCAGGAGACCGAGCCAGTCGAGCCCGTCGTGGATCGCCGCGATCGCCTCGGGGGTCGAACGCTTCTTGTCGGTATCCTCGATGCGGACGAGATATTTGCCGCCCCTCGCGCGGGCGTAGAGATAATTGAACAAGGCGGTGCGGGCGCCGCCGATATGCAAGTAGCCGGTGGGCGAGGGGGCGAACCGGGTGACGACAGGTTTGTCGGTGCTTGCGCTCACGCGCTGATCCTCTCAAACAGGGGGTATGGACTTTGGTGGCGCCCCTAACACGGACGCTGCCGCGTCGCTACCGGGAAGTCAGCCTTCCCGGCTGCGCCTGCTCGGGCGGCAGATCGACGACTTTATCGAGGCCGAGCGGGCCCAGCTGCCGCTGTGGGCCGTCGTCGCCTTCGCGGCGGGCATCGGCTGCTGGTTCTGGCTTCCCCGATCCGATCAATGGATGGCCGTCATCGGCATGGCCGGGGCCGTCGCGGCGGTCGGCGTGGCCTCGGAGGGGCGACGGCGACAGGTGCTCGTATGGGGCGGTCTGCTGTTTGCGCTGGGGACGGGCTGGATTTGGCTCAGGAGCGAGAGTGTCGCCGCGCCGGTCATCGAGCGAGTCATGGTCGAAACGTTCGAGGGCGAAGTCGAACGTGTCGAGCCGCTGGTCGCGAAGGGCAGGGTGCGGCTGACGCTGGCGCCTTCGGACGCTGTCTTGCCGCCGCGATTGCGCGTGAGCCTGCGCGAGGCTCAGATGGTCGAGGGGATCGGCGAAGGCGCGGTCGTCAGGATACGCGCGCGGCTGATGCCACCCCCCGGTCCGGCGCTACCGGGCGCCTACGATTTTTCGCGCAAGGCGTGGTTTGCCGGAATTGGCGGAGTAGGCACTGCACTCGGCGATGTCGCCGTCGTCCGGTCGTCACCCGGCGGTTCGCTCGACAAGGTCAGGGCCGCACTGGGCGCCCATGTCCGCGAACGATTGCCGGGCGAAGGCGACGGAACCGCGACTGCGCTCGTGACGGGTGACAAGAATGCGGTCGCGGCTGAGCGCGCCGACCAGATGCGACGGTCGGGCCTTGCGCACCTGCTCGCCGTGTCGGGCCTGCACATCGCGGCGGTGGTCGGGGCAGCGATGCTGATCTCGTTGCGGCTGCTTGCGCTCTCGGAGCGGCTCGCGCTGCGCACCAATCTCGTGATCGTGTCGGCGGGGGTCGGGGCGCTTGCGGGCATTGGCTATACGCTCCTGACCGGCATGCAGGTGCCGACGGTTCGGGCGTGCATTGCGGCTTTGCTCGTCCTTGGCGGGCTCGCGATCGGGCGCGAGGCGCTGAGTTTGAGGCTGGTGGCGGTCGGCGCGCTGATCATCCTGCTAGTGCGACCCGAATCGCTGGTCGGTGCGAGCTTCCAGTTGAGCTTCGCGGCGGTGACGTCGATCATCGCGCTCCACGCCCATCCGCGCGTGCGCCAG
This genomic interval carries:
- a CDS encoding citrate synthase, coding for MTDKTAKLDLESGTSEYPVLPGSVGPDVIDIRKLYGTTGKFTYDPGFTSTASCQSAITYIDGGEGVLLHRGYPIDQLAEKARFLEVAYLLLHGDLPNQSELDEFVNSITYHTMVHEQLAQFFRGFRRDAHPMSVMCGVVGALSAFYHDSTDITDPRQRLIASHRLIAKMPTIAAMAYKYSVGQPFVYPRNDLSYTGNFLHMTFSVPAENYEVNPVIENAMRRIFILHADHEQNASTSTVRLAGSSGANPFACIAAGIACLWGPAHGGANEAALNMLREIGDSKNVKKYVDRAKDKNDPFRLMGFGHRVYKNYDPRAKVMQTTAEEVLKELNISDPVLDVARELEHIALNDDYFIEKKLYPNVDFYSGIILNAIGFPTEMFTALFALARTTGWVAQWNEMISDPEQKIGRPRQLYVGATHRDFVPVSER
- the gltX gene encoding glutamate--tRNA ligase, giving the protein MSASTDKPVVTRFAPSPTGYLHIGGARTALFNYLYARARGGKYLVRIEDTDKKRSTPEAIAAIHDGLDWLGLLGDEDPVFQSQRSERHAEVAQQLLDKGAAYKCYLTQEELQALREKAQAEKRPFRINSEWRDCAPGPEQDGQPFVVRLKTPNEGETVIEDEVQGRIAVKNEEIDDFILLRSDGTPTYMLAVVVDDHDMGVTHIMRGDDHLNNAFRQLPLIRAMGWEEPTYAHVPLIHGPDGAKLSKRHGAMGVDAYRDELGLLPEAVFNYLLRLGWGHGDDEIISREQAIEWFDLSGIGKSPSRFDTKKLLNLNAHYIREADDGRLADLVLPRLAAMGFEGADRDLLIRAMPEIKARARDLDELAEGATFLFKSRPLEMTEKAAGMLDADARANLAHAHAALSDAPRWDIETVENIIRTVAESHDLKLGKLAQPLRAALTGSNTSPGIFDVLVLLGRDEALARIADQASN
- a CDS encoding ComEC/Rec2 family competence protein; translation: MDFGGAPNTDAAASLPGSQPSRLRLLGRQIDDFIEAERAQLPLWAVVAFAAGIGCWFWLPRSDQWMAVIGMAGAVAAVGVASEGRRRQVLVWGGLLFALGTGWIWLRSESVAAPVIERVMVETFEGEVERVEPLVAKGRVRLTLAPSDAVLPPRLRVSLREAQMVEGIGEGAVVRIRARLMPPPGPALPGAYDFSRKAWFAGIGGVGTALGDVAVVRSSPGGSLDKVRAALGAHVRERLPGEGDGTATALVTGDKNAVAAERADQMRRSGLAHLLAVSGLHIAAVVGAAMLISLRLLALSERLALRTNLVIVSAGVGALAGIGYTLLTGMQVPTVRACIAALLVLGGLAIGREALSLRLVAVGALIILLVRPESLVGASFQLSFAAVTSIIALHAHPRVRQLIGPREEGTVSRFGRGLLALAITGLIVEVTLMPLALYHFHKAGLYGVIANLVAIPLTTFVIMPMLALALLFDLVGLGAPFWWVAGISLDLLMWVAETASGAKGAVAMVPTMPTWAFAACILGGLWVFLWRHRVRWLGIFPIVIGLLTAAVQSAPDLLITEDGRHLAVVEDGQPVMLRSRSGDFIRDMLSEASGYDGNPTALDDSRFARSNGDACVARIEREGDQLDLLAIRSRDFILWSELVAACEAADIVVADRRLPEACTPRWLKLDRAALEETGGIAISLGHKRQVDTVHAVRTDHPWR